The Quercus robur chromosome 7, dhQueRobu3.1, whole genome shotgun sequence genome has a segment encoding these proteins:
- the LOC126691054 gene encoding uncharacterized protein LOC126691054: MARRSSPNSELSSEETDGASYRRRSRTPPNESFSYDKKYHHRHRDKSPPRKGLGNDAMNKALSQVSKSPFTRNIEVASLPWQFHQPMFTIYNGRTDLVEHVSHFNQRMTVHSKDEVLMCKVFPSSLGLVAIRWFNGLKANSIDSFKMLTRAFGARFITCSGVSRPLGSLLSMSMREGEILKAYSDRYWEMFNEIDGDYDDVTISTFKAGLLAERDLRKSLTGKHVTSVRQFMDRVDKYRRVEEDQMQGKGKTKVIPQERRDFRSNWYNNNQPQKDFVGQPRSAST; encoded by the coding sequence ATGGCAAGACGTTCATCGCCCAACTCCGAGTTGTCCTCCGAGGAGACAGATGGTGCTAGTTATAGACGGAGATCCAGAACTCCGCCCAACGAGTCTTTCTCCTACGACAAGAAGTACCACCATAGACATAGAGACAAAAGCCCACCTCGCAAAGGCCTGGGGaacgatgccatgaacaaggcGTTGAGCCAAGTTTCTAAGTCACCTTTCACACGAAACATAGAAGTCGCGAGTCTTCCTTGGCAATTCCATCAACCCATgttcaccatttataatggtCGAACAGATCTAGTGGAACATGTCAGTCATTTCAATCAAAGGATGACCGTTCATTCCAAAGATGAGGTTttgatgtgtaaggtctttCCATCTAGTTTGGGCCTAGTGGCGATAAGGTGGTTCAATGGTTTAAAGGCGAATTCTATTGACTCCTTTAAGATGCTTACCCGGGCCTTTGGTGCTCGCTTTATCACTTGTAGCGGGGTTTCTCGGCCTTTGGGATCCTTATTATCTATGTCCATGCGGGAGGGGGAAATTCTGAAGGCCTATTCAGAtagatactgggagatgtttAACGAAATAGACGGAGACTATGACGATGTGACCATTAGTACTTTCAAGGCTGGCCTCCTAGCGGAGCGTGATCTGAGGAAATCTCTGACTGGTAAGCATGTTACCAGTGTGCGTCAATTTATGGATCGGGTTGACAAGTATAGAAGGGTAGAAGAAGACCAAATGCAGGGAAAAGGAAAGACTAAAgtgatccctcaggagaggagggatttcaggtcgaaCTGGTATAATAATAACCAACCTCAGAAAGACTTTGTTGGGCAGCCAAGATCTGCCAGCACCTAG
- the LOC126692411 gene encoding uncharacterized protein LOC126692411 isoform X2 — protein MPGFHLVIPYRLTVQSSFDSIPPPPPPPPPPPSRLFFLSIVSNCCVWFVICFRFIPPENFDLALLTLELESLKKGTKSEQVVLANQLKKRFMNQEGRMAPAIGI, from the exons ATGCCAGGGTTTCATCTGGTGATACCATATCGGTTAACAGTTCAGAGCTCGTTCGATTCgataccaccaccaccaccaccaccaccaccgccaccatcgcgtcttttttttcttagtattGTTTCTAATTGTTGTGTGTGGTTTGtaatttgttttagatttattcCGCCTGAGAATTTCGACCTGGCATTGCTTACACTTGAGTTGGAGTCTCTGAAAAAGGGGACTAAAAGTGAACAG gttgTGCTTGCTAACCAGCTTAAAAAGAGATTTATGAACCAG GAGGGGAGAATGGCTCCTGCTATTGGAATATGa
- the LOC126691056 gene encoding uncharacterized protein LOC126691056, with product MEEEVKGQSKAAEVERTKRIDAARTLKASETDLMKAREDLKEAARARDSVAAGLTGAQKQAEEQTKRLLAAEDQLQIAKEQISDLKKQLIEANNVKGVAKFAKDEAVRAKQEAEFARTEAEVARDKAEEKGYEAGVWEEALRRAGVEVSSDLWKAESIFYPPAIRETASASSEATSDPHEAGAAQSEVAQIIVPLGESTEGREPHDATEAPGGLNPEMSKEGAEPTVNAQILGAQEPAIFVQPLQAIPFTDVPKSIETDPAQPSQEGDVS from the exons atggaggaagaaGTTAAGGGGCAAAGTAAGGCCGCCGAGGTTGAACGCACCAAACGCATAGATGCTGCACGGACCCTCAAAGCTTCCGAGACTGACCTCATGAAGGCTAGGGAGGACTTAAAGGAGGCTGCCCGAGCCAGGGATAGTGTCGCGGCAGGTTTGACTGGTGCCCAAAAGCAGGCCGAGGAACAGACAAAACGCCTACTCGCCGCCGAGGATCAATTGCAGATTGCTAAGGAGCAGATCAGCGATTTGAAAAAGCAACTGATCGAGGCAAATAATGTTAAGGGCGTGGCGAAATTTGCCAAGGACGAAGCCGTGAGGGCCAAACAGGAGGCTGAGTTTGCCAGAACTGAGGCCGAAGTGGCCAGGGACAAGGCCGAGGAGAAGGGTTACGAGGCGGGG GTTTGGGAAGAGGCCCTTAGACGAGCTGGGGTGGAAGTTTCGTCCGACTTGTGGAAGGCGGAGAGCATATTTTATCCTCCAGCCATCCGTGAGACCGCCTCCGCCAGCTCCGAGGCTACGAGTGATCCACACGAGGCAGGGGCTGCTCAGTCAGAAGTTGCTCAGATCATCGTCCCTCTTGGCGAGTCGACTGAAGGAAGAGAGCCTCATGATGCGACAGAAGCACCTGGAGGTCTGAATCCCGAGATGTCTAAAGAGGGTGCCGAGCCTACGGTCAATGCTCAGATCTTGGGTGCCCAGGAGCCCGCCATCTTTGTTCAGCCCCTACAGGCCATTCCCTTTACTGATGTCCCCAAGAGCATCGAAACTGACCCTGCTCAGCCTTCCCAAGAAGGGGATGTCTCCTAG
- the LOC126691055 gene encoding uncharacterized protein LOC126691055, whose product MAGDPMRRNQNIYCQYHQNHGHITEDCRNLWDHLDQLVREGKLMQLFYHSNGRGSQMGSKSRGDASSRLPLGTINVIFVALGRTGSCFSRVMSVSHYPAEESSSMTKRVKMGIPLVLGFSDEDKLGTIQRYDDALVVTLRIGGYDVKRVMIDQSSGVEIMYPDLYKGLNLKPENLTAYSSPLVSFEGKMVVPKGQIRLSVQTGPDMVEVDFIVVDAFSPYTTIMGRP is encoded by the coding sequence ATGGCAGGAGATCCTATGAGACGTAATCAAAACATTTACTGCCAATATCATCAGAATCATGGACACATTACCGAGGATTGCAGAAACTTGTGGGACCATCTAGACCAACTGGTCCGGGAAGGGAAATTAATGCAACTCTTTTATCATTCCAATGGTCGTGGAAGCCAAATGGGTTCAAAGTCTCGAggagatgcttcttcaagactccctcttggcacaataaatgtcatatttgtTGCCTTAGGGAGAACTGGATCTTGTTTTTCCAGAGTAATGTCAGTATCCCATTACCCAGCTGAGGAATCCAGTTCAATGACGAAGAGAGTCAAGATGGGCATCCCACTAGTGTTAGGTTTTTCAGATGAGGACAAACTTGGAACCATACAACGTTAtgatgatgctttggtggttACACTTAGAATTGGTGGGTATGATGTTaaaagggtgatgattgacCAAAGCAGCGGAGTTGAGATAATGTATCCTGACCTATATAAGGGGCTAAATTTGAAACCTGAGAACTTAACAGCCTACAGTTCTCCTCTGGTTAGTTTTGAAGGTAAAATGGTCGTTCCGAAAGGTCAGATCAGATTATCTGTGCAGACTGGCCCGGATATGGTGGAGGTAGACTTCATTGTTGTAGATGCTTTCTCTCCATATACAACCATTATGGGCAGACCCTGA
- the LOC126692411 gene encoding vesicle-fusing ATPase-like isoform X1: MPGFHLVIPYRLTVQSSFDSIPPPPPPPPPPPSRLFFLSIVSNCCVWFVICFRFIPPENFDLALLTLELESLKKGTKSEQVVLANQLKKRFMNQVMTAGQRVSFEFHGNNYIFTVNQAAVEGQGKSSTIERGMISSDTDIVFETSNSSGIKVYFYI; encoded by the exons ATGCCAGGGTTTCATCTGGTGATACCATATCGGTTAACAGTTCAGAGCTCGTTCGATTCgataccaccaccaccaccaccaccaccaccgccaccatcgcgtcttttttttcttagtattGTTTCTAATTGTTGTGTGTGGTTTGtaatttgttttagatttattcCGCCTGAGAATTTCGACCTGGCATTGCTTACACTTGAGTTGGAGTCTCTGAAAAAGGGGACTAAAAGTGAACAG gttgTGCTTGCTAACCAGCTTAAAAAGAGATTTATGAACCAG GTAATGACAGCAGGGCAAAGAGTGTCATTTGAGTTTCATGGAAATAACTATATTTTCACAGTCAATCAAGCTGCTGTAGAGGGGCAAGGAAAATCTAGTACTATTGAAAGAGGGATGATATCAAGTGATACAGACATTGTCTTTGAAACATCAAATTCGAGTGGAATAAAGGTATATTTCTATATTTGA
- the LOC126692414 gene encoding ran-binding protein 1 homolog b-like, with protein sequence MSSSKPEQSHRKDEEEETTAAEDEDTGAQVAPIVRLEEVAISTGEEEEEPILDLKAKLYRFDKDGKQWKERGAGTVKLLKHKESGKVRLVMRQSKTLKICANHLVIPTMTVQEHAGNEKSCVWHATDFADGELKDELFCIRFASLENCRSFMETFQEVAESQGKKEDNKDASDTAGLLEKLNVGDGKTEGKEQEEKPDVAKEEDKQTYKEEDKKAVDDQAKPEAGNKDEPAL encoded by the exons ATGTCGAGCAGTAAACCAGAGCAAAGTCAcagaaaagatgaagaagaagaaaccacAGCGGCCGAAGACGAAGACACAGGCGCACAAGTAGCTCCGATTGTGAGGCTCGAAGAGGTTGCTATCTCTACCGGCGAGGAAGAAGAGGAACCAATTCTCGATCT AAAAGCAAAACTGTACCGTTTCGATAAAGATGGGAAACAGTGGAAAGAGAGAGGCGCAGGGACCGTGAAGCTTCTGAAGCACAAGGAATCTGGAAAAGTCAGGCTCGTAATGCGCCAATCTAAGACTCTCAAGATCTGCGCTAATCATCTag TTATTCCGACAATGACAGTGCAAGAGCATGCTGGAAACGAAAAATCATGTGTGTGGCATGCTACGGATTTTGCTGATGGGGAATTGAAGGATGAGCTCTTCTGCATTAGATTCGCTTCTCTTGAGA ACTGCAGGAGCTTTATGGAAACATTTCAAGAGGTTGCTGAATCACAGGGAAAGAAGGAGGATAATAAAGATGCATCAGATACTGCTGGACTCTTGGAGAAATTGAATGTTGGGGATGGTAAAACTGAGGGTAAAGAGCAGGAAGAGAAGCCTGATGTGGCCAAGGAGGAGGATAAGCAAACCTACAAGGAGGAGGATAAGAAAGCTGTAGATGACCAAGCAAAACCGGAGGCAGGTAACAAGGATGAGCCAGCTCTATAG